Part of the Legionella cardiaca genome, TATGGAAATAACCTCGCCCTTTATTAGATCCAAACCAGCATGATTGCCAAACTCACTACTGGTAGTCATAAGCATCTGCATACCCAGGCAGATACCTAAAAATGGTTTGCCTTGGCTTGCAAAATTCTCTATGGCTTCAATAAAACCACGATCGCGTAATCCTTGCATCCCATCAGCAAAAGCACCGACACCTGGTAAAATTAATCGTTCCGCAGATAAAATATCTTCAGGTGTCTGAGCAAACTGAACTTGAATATTAAAATAATCAAATGCACGAGCAACACTAAGTAAATTGCCAACGCCATAATCTATAATGGAAACTGAGCTCATAACCTTCTCACATGAATATTATTATCTAATGCTATTTTTCTTACTTCCATAAGAGTGCTTCTTTTATAATGTAGCAAGTCAGCCATAGCGATGGCATCTGCATGACCCGAGAGAACCGCAGGCAATAAATCTTCTGCCTTTCCCATGCCACCACTTGCTATAATTGGAATAGTTACAGCATCAGAAACTTCACGAATCAATTCGATGTCAAATCCTTTGCGAGTACCTTCCTGATCAATCGAAGTTAATAATATTTCCCCTGCCCCAAACTCCTGACCATTTCTAGCCCAATCAATAACATCCATTCCAGTATGTTCTCGGCCATTATCAGTCATTACTTCCCAACGACCATTAGGAAGTCGCTTCGCTTCAATAGATAAAACCATACATTGCGAACCAAATCGGCGAGAAATTTCAGTAATAAGTTGGGGATTTTTAGTTGCAGCTGTGTTAACTGCAACTTTATCTGCTCCGCAACGGAGTAATTGCTTTACATCATCCACATTGCGAATTCCACCACCCACTGTGATGGGAATAAAAACATTTTCCGCTGTTTTTTTAACTATTTCAGATAAGTTATTTCGCCCATACAAACTCGCCACTGTGTCCATATAAATAAGTTCGTCAGCTCCAGCAGCATAATATGCTGTGGCAAACTCATTTGGATTACCAACAACTCTTAGTCCTTCGAGATGTACCCCTTTAATCAAATTTGGTCCTTTAATATCCAAACGTGCTATCAAGCGGACATTACTCATCAAACCTTCTCCAAATATTCGGCCTCTGTTTTTACGAGATTTGTGACTTGATGGCGGAGTTGCCATTGACCATTTTCATATTTCCAAAGATGTGGTGATCTGAACGTATCTGTAAGTGCCAT contains:
- the hisF gene encoding imidazole glycerol phosphate synthase subunit HisF: MSNVRLIARLDIKGPNLIKGVHLEGLRVVGNPNEFATAYYAAGADELIYMDTVASLYGRNNLSEIVKKTAENVFIPITVGGGIRNVDDVKQLLRCGADKVAVNTAATKNPQLITEISRRFGSQCMVLSIEAKRLPNGRWEVMTDNGREHTGMDVIDWARNGQEFGAGEILLTSIDQEGTRKGFDIELIREVSDAVTIPIIASGGMGKAEDLLPAVLSGHADAIAMADLLHYKRSTLMEVRKIALDNNIHVRRL
- the hisH gene encoding imidazole glycerol phosphate synthase subunit HisH; its protein translation is MSSVSIIDYGVGNLLSVARAFDYFNIQVQFAQTPEDILSAERLILPGVGAFADGMQGLRDRGFIEAIENFASQGKPFLGICLGMQMLMTTSSEFGNHAGLDLIKGEVISIPAEGIDGKPHKIPHIGWNELYPTEYGSSWANTILNDLPQAASVYFVHSYMVVPKSLDTRLADTSYNGQAISAVIQHENIYGCQFHPEKSGEIGLRIIQQFMKL